The Cyclopterus lumpus isolate fCycLum1 chromosome 1, fCycLum1.pri, whole genome shotgun sequence sequence TGGCTTGCTAGAAGAAAACAGCTCCTGACTGTGGCTCTAAATACCTTTGAGGTAGGGTGTTGCCGTCTGGTTGGTCTTTTCGTCTGCAGCGGGCCGGGTCGATGCTGCCGGTGAGGGTTCAGTGCCAGATGCAAAGCTGCCTTGGGGCAGAGTTTGAATGGGGGTGGTGGAGGGAGGCGATCCCAGAGGAACAGTGGACgctttaaatgaaaaaaatttGAATGAAAGGACAAACTTGAGTGGCAATTAATCTTTGTGCTCATGTGATATTGCTGAATCACAAGATACACTACATAAAATATCTTCGGACATTCCACCCAAAGCAAGACCAGGTTGCCAAGCTTCATGCATTGTGGTTGGTTTTATCCTGAAGATACTCTCAGGGTAACCGTCAGTCAACACTTTGAGATTACTTTCATACAATATCCTAAATAGAAGATATATTGTTCATCGTTATCCCAAAATGTCCCATTTCCTGCAGGAACTTGAATGCATCGAGGCCTAAACTTACCATCTGCAACTATAAGAGCGACCTCCTGGTGCCACCCATGAAGAgtgtcctccactctgcagtGATATGTCCCTGCGTCCGTCCTCTTTAGCCTCTTTATGGTCACGCTGAAGGCCCCGTCTCCCCCGTTGACCTCCATGCTGTATCTCCCGTGCCGCGTGACGTCCAACCTCTTGCTCGCCGTTTGAATGAGAATGTTTTCTTTGGAGCAGACGCCTTTGCAGAAGTACATGTTGTGGCGTTCGGAGCTGTTGTCTGTGGTCCAGCTTCCAGAACAGTGGATGGAGACCTCTGCTCCAACATGGCCGCTCACCTCCAACACTGCTGAAgcctctgcacacacacctgcagcataAAGCAAGTGCCTGGTTACACCTGGTGACCACAGCATCTACTGAAATGAATGTTGAAATGTGGATGAATTGCTTGACAGGGAAGCACATTAGAATGAATTCACACATTACTACTGTACCTCTGCTTGTAAATTAATTCTGTATGATTCACGGGAAGTGATGCACACAGTACACATCGTATCTCCTGTGCGCATACTGTTCATTCTTTATGGTTGATTTGAATTGTGGCGTTCCACTTTTTTAGATTCACctgatattctttttttattttacctaaTTTATGTGCAATGTGTAGTTTATACAATACATTAATCCCACAAGTATGTGcctttgtttgttggtttttcaaattgtcttttaaaatatagatatttttGGCATTTTGCCTC is a genomic window containing:
- the LOC117746217 gene encoding CMRF35-like molecule 2 isoform X6 encodes the protein MLWSPGVTRHLLYAAGVCAEASAVLEVSGHVGAEVSIHCSGSWTTDNSSERHNMYFCKGVCSKENILIQTASKRLDVTRHGRYSMEVNGGDGAFSVTIKRLKRTDAGTYHCRVEDTLHGWHQEVALIVADASTVPLGSPPSTTPIQTLPQGSFASGTEPSPAASTRPAADEKTNQTATPYLKDTTVVIIVSISLALLVCAIIPLILYRHLWSNAGQNKGEPEYSNCR
- the LOC117746217 gene encoding CMRF35-like molecule 2 isoform X5; this encodes MLWSPGVTRHLLYAAGVCAEASAVLEVSGHVGAEVSIHCSGSWTTDNSSERHNMYFCKGVCSKENILIQTASKRLDVTRHGRYSMEVNGGDGAFSVTIKRLKRTDAGTYHCRVEDTLHGWHQEVALIVADASTVPLGSPPSTTPIQTLPQGSFASGTEPSPAASTRPAADEKTNQTATPYLKDTTVVIIVSISLALLVCAIIPLILYRHLWSNAEGQNKGEPEYSNCR
- the LOC117746217 gene encoding CMRF35-like molecule 2 isoform X4, whose product is MLWSPGVTRHLLYAAGVCAEASAVLEVSGHVGAEVSIHCSGSWTTDNSSERHNMYFCKGVCSKENILIQTASKRLDVTRHGRYSMEVNGGDGAFSVTIKRLKRTDAGTYHCRVEDTLHGWHQEVALIVADASTVPLGSPPSTTPIQTLPQGSFASGTEPSPAASTRPAADEKTNQTATPYLKDTTVVIIVSISLALLVCAIIPLILYRHLWSNAEGQNKGEPEYCFWSLFP
- the LOC117746217 gene encoding CMRF35-like molecule 2 isoform X2; amino-acid sequence: MLWSPGVTRHLLYAAGVCAEASAVLEVSGHVGAEVSIHCSGSWTTDNSSERHNMYFCKGVCSKENILIQTASKRLDVTRHGRYSMEVNGGDGAFSVTIKRLKRTDAGTYHCRVEDTLHGWHQEVALIVADASTVPLGSPPSTTPIQTLPQGSFASGTEPSPAASTRPAADEKTNQTATPYLKDTTVVIIVSISLALLVCAIIPLILYRHLWSNAGQNKGEVSDHFLVNQLLF
- the LOC117746217 gene encoding CMRF35-like molecule 2 isoform X1, which codes for MLWSPGVTRHLLYAAGVCAEASAVLEVSGHVGAEVSIHCSGSWTTDNSSERHNMYFCKGVCSKENILIQTASKRLDVTRHGRYSMEVNGGDGAFSVTIKRLKRTDAGTYHCRVEDTLHGWHQEVALIVADASTVPLGSPPSTTPIQTLPQGSFASGTEPSPAASTRPAADEKTNQTATPYLKDTTVVIIVSISLALLVCAIIPLILYRHLWSNAEGQNKGEVSDHFLVNQLLF
- the LOC117746217 gene encoding CMRF35-like molecule 2 isoform X3; this translates as MRILHVVMFCCFYGVCAEASAVLEVSGHVGAEVSIHCSGSWTTDNSSERHNMYFCKGVCSKENILIQTASKRLDVTRHGRYSMEVNGGDGAFSVTIKRLKRTDAGTYHCRVEDTLHGWHQEVALIVADASTVPLGSPPSTTPIQTLPQGSFASGTEPSPAASTRPAADEKTNQTATPYLKDTTVVIIVSISLALLVCAIIPLILYRHLWSNAEGQNKGEVSDHFLVNQLLF